The nucleotide window AAAACTGCTTTCTGGAGCTTAGCGACGGGTCGGCCCTGGCCCTGCACTTTGGTATGACCGGCGACGTGAATGCCTACCGGCACGACCACGACGCCCCGCGCTTTACCCGCGTGGCCCTGCACCTGGCCGACGGGATGAGGGTAGCCTTTATCGACCCACGCAAGTTTGGCCGCATCCGCCACGCCGAAAGCGTGGACCATTACCAGAAGGACAAGAGGCTGGGTCCTGATGCCCTGGAAGTAACAGCAACGCATTTGCAGCAGAGGATAGGCACGAAAAAGATGATGATCAAGCCCCTGCTGCTTGATCAGGGCATCACGGCGGGATTAGGCAACTGGATTGTGGACGAGGTGCTGTTTCAGGCAAGGATTCACCCCGAGCGTCGGGGAAATACGCTTACTACCAAGGAGTTTACGGCCTTACACAGTGCCATTCAGCTGGTGTTGAGCACGGCCATTGGGCACGAGGCAACTTACCGGCACTTCCCGGCTTCCTTCCTGATTCATGCCCGGGAGTGGGACGACTCCGCAACGCCCGGAACTGAGCAGCACCGCTTCTGTCCGCGTCACCCCAAGACCGAGATAGAAAAAAGCTACGTTGGCGGCCGGGCTACCTACATTTGTCCGCGTTGCCAACCCGCGCCAATCGAGGCAGAATAATACTATTCACCTACTTAAAAAGCCCTTCTATTAACCAATAGAAGGGCTTTTTAAGTGTCCATACCTACTGTAGCACAAAATTTTATGTTTGATTTGTCGAGTTGAACTATCGCAGCAAAATGTTTGAATAATTGTCTTTTTCCGCGAAAGTCTGAACGAAGCGTTTTACCTTTGGGTTAGGTCAGCATCTTCGAGGCAAGTGTGACGAAGAGTTTGTGTAGTTGGAAGAAGAAAATCATTGCCTATGCCCCACGGCTACAACGCGTTATTGCGTGATGTTTCATTCACCTTATTGTCGTTTTCATGAAGAAACTGCCCATTTTCCTGAGCCTGGCCGCTGCTACCTTATCGTTGGCAGCCTGTGAAAAAGAATTGGAAGAAGTAAGTGCCCCGGTCAGGAAGCAGCAGCTGTGAAATCCGAATCGGCCACCGACCTGCTCTCGGCCGGCGGCTGGCGCCTGACGGACCTCACCTCCCGCACCGTTACTGCCGGTTCGGCCGAGGTGCCCACCGTAAGCCTGGTGGGCCGCCTGAAGCCCTGGCTGCTGGATAACACCATCGAATACAAGGCCGGCGGTGCCTACAACGTCAGTGAAGGCGCCCTGAAAGCCACCACGGACGCGCCTGCCCTGACCACCGGCGCCTGGCAGCTCAACGCCAAGGGTGACTCCCTGACCGTGCGGCAGGACAAGAACGTGCGCCGCTACTCCATTGCCGAACTGACCGCCTCTACCCTACGGCTCAATTATTCGGAAGGCACCAGCCCGGTGACGACCTACACCACGGTGTACTCCCACTAATTCCGGCGTTTACTACCGTTCAGTAACAACAAAAAAGGCCTTACCGTGATTGGTAAGGCCTTTTTTGTTGATCAGTCCTGCTAAAGGCAACATCTCTGGCTCCCGTTGACGAGTCCTACCCGAGCGTAGCCATCATGGTGGTGCAGGCCCCAAAACCGATAAGCAGCACCAGTAGGGCGCTCAGAAAATAAGGCGCGGCACTCCGGCCCGGCGAGGGAAAGAAAAATTGTACCAGACCTATTCCCAGATTAATTACGACCTGGAGCAGGTAGAAATAACTAAACACCAGCATAATACCTCCGTCAGTAGCTTTGGCAAAAGCGCCCAGCACCACGGCGCCGGCCACTATGCCCAGCAGGTTGTTGCGCAAAACGTGCTGGTTGGGCTTAGAATTCTCGGCCATAGCGTTAGTGCATGTTGCCCAGCTTGAGGTGGGTGGCGCAGTCGCCAAAGCCGATGAGGAAGATCAGCAGGGCCGCCATCAAAAAGCCCAGGCTATTTTTCTTATTGCCGTTGAGCAGCGCCGCCCGAAACAGCAGGCCGTTGACAAACGACAGCCCAAGCAAGAACAGGAAGATACTCTCGCTGCTGTCGAGCAACTGCCGAACTACGTGGAGCACCAACAAGATGCCCAGGTTGACGAGCAGAATCAGGCCAATACGGCTTTTCTTGGGAGTGGGCGGCGTCTGCATGGCTATAGCACGGAAATTTTGCGCAGTTCGGCCGCAGCTACTACGCTTAGCGGCTTATTGTAAACTATACTGTCGAAAGCAGGCCTTTCCATACGCACGGGTAGGTTTGAAGAGTCGTTGGGGGGCACCGTATTTTCTTCTACTTCTATCGTTTCCTGGTGTTTCGCCTCTTTCGCACACATACCAGTGCCAATGAGCAGTAAGAGCAGAAACGACAAGATAAAGCCCCCGGCAAAGCCTGTAGCGCGCCGCCGCTCCACGAACAGAAATACAAACCCGACTACCGCGTTAAATACCGCTAGCAGTACACAGGCCAGGCCGAGACCAGACACATGTGGCCACACAGGTCTTGCCAGCAGCAATAGAATCACCAGGTTAATGCCTAGCGGCCAGGCGTAGAGGTGCCGCCTTGTATTCGACGGGGTAGCAGGCATAAGTCATCAAATAATATCTATCCGCTCGGCCCGCAGTTCCTCTAACCGGGCCAGCTTTTCCGGGTCGCGGTAGAAGATGTTCATTGTCTCGAAGGGAATAATCTTCAAATCCTTGCTCACGATGTGGACGCAGGACTTTTTCACGGCCCGCACGTCGAAGTTCCAGGCGTCCATAAACTGCAGGATAATGACCCGGAACAGGTTTTCGTAGCTCAGATTGGGCGCCGACACCTGGGGCAGGCAGCAAAGCAGCTGGTTGAGGTCGGGCACCACGGTATCGACAGTGTTGGCCGTGCTGAAAAGGCGGAGCATGTGCTGGCGCAGGCGGGGGTCCCGCTCGTACACGATGGTGTTGCTGCTGTTGGTGAGCAGCTCGGCGGGGTCGATGTAGCGGGTCAGCGGGTAGACCTCGCCTTCCAGCTTGAGGGCGTAGGCCATGGCCAGGGCGTCGGGGTTGCAGGGCACGGGCAGCAAGTCGGCGGCCGTAAATACCGGGCTTTGGGCAATGATGCCCTGACGCACCTCGGTCAGGGAAAACGAGTCGGTTTCGGGGTTGAAGTTGTCAAGGCGGCCAGCGGCCTGGGTGGGCTGAAACGTGACGCCGCGCACGCAGCGTTGCTTCAGGGCAAAGTCAATGATGCTGCCCATTTCGTCGTCGTTGAGGCCCTTTTGCAGGGTCACGACGAGCGTGGTGCTCAGGTTGTACTTGTTCAGGTGCTCCAGGGCCTTGAGGCGGACTTCGCGCAGGTCGCGGCCCCGCATGGTGAGCAGCACGTTTTCGCGAAAGGAGTCGAACTGCAGATACACCTCGAAAGCCCCGGCGTAGGTAGCCAGCCGGGCCACAAATTCTTCGTCCTTGGCCAGGCGCACGCCGTTGGTGTTCACCATCAGGTGCTTGATGGGCTTGCGCTTGCACATATCCAGAATTTCCCAGAACTGCGGGTGCAGCGTGGGCTCCCCGCCGGATATCTGGACCACGTCGGGCTCCCCTTCGTTGAGCACCAGTACGTCTATCATGGCCTCGACTTCCTCCAGGGTGCGGTGCCGGCCGTGGTGGGGGCTGCTTTCGGCGTAGCAGGTGGGGCAGGTCAGGTTGCAGCGGTCGGTTATTTCAATGACCGTCAGGCAGCTGTGTTGCTCGTGGTCGGTGCAGAGGCCGCAGTCGTAGGGGCAGCCGTAGTGGGTGGCGGTGTTAAAGCGGCGCGGCGTTTCGCTGGGCTTCACGTAGTTGCGGATGCTCTTATAATACTTTACATCGGTGGCGATGCGCACCTTTTGCCGGCCGTGGGTGGGGCAGCGCTTGAGCATGAATACCTGCCCGTCTTCGAAGACGATTTTGGCCTCGATGCGGCGTAGGCAGTGCGGACACAGGCTAAGGGTAAAGTCGTAATAGGTATAAGGACGTTCGGGCATAGGGAATGTAAGGTAAAAGCTCGCTGTAGTTATGACTTTACTGCTATTTTTTTAAATGACCTTTGTGGGATATGCATCAATTGATGTGTAATAAGATGCACATAGAATTCCTTGAATTCAGGATTCAGCTTGATTTCTGAAATATGTCTTAACACATAGGGTTCTCCGGTCCAGATAAACTTTTGCGTCTTTGTATTCCACAGTTGTTCGTTGACAATTTCCACTTTATCAGCTACAAACCAGAATATAAATTCCTTATATTCCAGTAAAGCAGTCGGAATACGACTAATTATCTCTGAATACACTTCGTCCCAGTCACAGCCAATCTTACCGCGTAAAAAACGAACCAGAAGATCAAATTTTATTTTACCGTTGTAGACTTTTGGAGTAGACTTTATGCTTTCATAATACGGCAGTTCCTCCAGCAGCAACCTTACTTTTTTGTGCCGTTCATCAGCAAAGCTCCCATTTTGTACATATTCCCTTTTGCTGCCTGAAGTCTTCATTCTGCTTAGCAACCATCTTTTGTTGTGTTCTCGCATAAGCTTGTTTAGTTAACTCGTGAACTTGGTTGCTGGATTCTCGGCGCCCACAGCCACCCATAATACCCCAGCCCCGCCACGCAGGCCCACTGAATAGCCGTAAGGCCCCAGCCGCTCGGGGCGGGCGTGGGCTTGATGAACTCGACCAGCAAGCGGAACAGCAGGTAACCTATCATAAAAAGCCGGAACCGCCAGCCGTTGGGCAGCGGCCGGCGGCGCTCCAGTAGCCAGAGCGCGGCAGCGAGTACGAGCAGCCAGCCGATTTCGTAAAGGTTGGTAGGGTGGCGCGGGATTCCGTCGCCGAAGTCGATGCCCCAGGGCAGGGCCGTTGGCATGCCGAAGGTGCCATCGGTGAGGCCGGCCAGGTGGCAGCCCACCCGGCCCAGGCCCATGCCCACGATGATGGGAAATACCATCAAATCACCGCTGGAAGTAGTTACGCCAAGGTGCTTTTTGGTTAGCTCCACCCCGATCAGACCGCCGAGCAGGCCGCCCACAATGGTTTTGTTGGTGAAGTAGTACAGCCAGCCGCCGGGTGGGTGCAGCAGCAGCTCCGGATGCTCGAGCAGCCCCAGAGCCCGGGAGCCCAACAGCGCTCCGGCCGCGCAGCCTACGAAAATCCAAAGGCGGTGGTCCTCCGAAATCAGGTCGGTGGTGCGGGCGCGCAGGCGCTGGTAGAGCCGGTAGCCCAGGGAGTAAGCCAACACCTCGAACAGCAGGTGTACCGGCAGTACTAAAGGCCCCAGGGCTAGTTGAACGGGGTAAGTCAAGACAACAGGAGTAGCGAAAAAACCAGGTGGCGCGGTATGGCTCTGCTAAATAAGCAAAACAAGACATAGCAACTGGTATAGCTGTCGGCCCGATGCGGCTTAACTACCAGCCCACTTCTAGCCTACCCCCGCAGGGCGGAACGCGCTACTGCAAACCACCCTTCTAAAGTATTGCAGCGCAATACCGTGACCCTAACTAGCTGTTACCTACCCTCGTTAATCTCCGTCATGATTTCCCCAAACAGCCGGGTGGATTTTAGCCGGTCTTCCTGCGCGTACATCGTGGATGCCGTGATGAGCTCATTGGCCCGGGTTTCGGCCAAAAACGCCTGCAGCTGCTTTTTGACGGTTTGCTTACTGCCGACAAAGGAATACTTGAGCATCTGATGCACGGCCGGATGATGCAGCATTTCTTCCAGCTCCTCGGTCATTTCCGTGGGCGGCTGCAAGGCATCCTTGGCCCCGGTCAGGACTCCGACAAACATTCGGATCAGCGTCGTAAACAGCTTTTGCGCTTCTTCATCGGTATCGGCCACGTAGGCGTTGATGGCCACCAAGGTATAGGGCTGCTGCAGCACGTCCGAAGGGGTAAACTCTTCGTGATAAATCTTTAACGCGCTGTGCAGGTGGGTGGAGGCAAAGTGGCTGGCAAACGCGTAAGGCAAGCCCAGCTTGGCCGCTAAATGTGCGCTGTCGGTGCTGGAGCCCAGGATGTAGACGGGCACTGCGGTGCCCTCGGCAATGGGCACCCTGACCGTTGCCCGTTTGTTTTGCACGGAGAAGTAGTTCTGGATTTTGTCTACCTCCCGCGGAAACGAGTGGGCCGCCTGCATAAAATCCGACCGAATGGCCTGAGCCGTTGCCTGGTCGGTACCCGGTGCCCGGCCCAGGCCCAGGTCGATGCGGCCCGGATACAGCTGCGCCAGCGTACCAAACTGCTCGGCCACCACCAGCGGGGAATGATTGGGGAGCATAATGCCCCGGAGCCCACGCGGATGGTATTCGTGTTTTCGGCAATGTAGCCGATGAGAATGGAAGGGGCGCTGCTGCCGATGTTGTCGGAGTTATGATGCTCGGCCAGCCAGTAGCGCCTGTAGTTGTGCAGCTCTGCTTCCTTGGCCAGGGCCAGCGAGTTATGCAGGGTCTGTTGTACCGTATTCCCTTGCGAGACGATGGCAAGCTCTAAAATCGAATAAGCTACCGGTTGCTTATGCGTGCTGTTGATACCGTTGCTAGGCATTGTTTCTGTTGGTTTAGGGCTTCAGGCTGGTGCCTTGTCAGATCCGCTGGCTAGGGCTTTTTCTGTGCCCAACTTCGCGCGGAAGCCGGCAGGAAGCAGGCGATTCGCAGGCTTAATATCCGTGCTTACCCCGCTGCCGGATTATAAGTAACCCTTCCGGCTGGACCTTGTTTGGAATTGGCTGGGTGCCGAGGGCAGCGGATGGTCAGAAAAAACCCAGGCAGCTTGGCCACGCGTGACCAAACTGCCTGGGCTCTTAGGGCCTAAGCCTGACAATCACCAACTACTCGTTGTTTTCCCGAGCGGCCTTGCGAGTGAGCGTGGTGAGCGGAGAGCGGCTGACGGCCGACTCACTCTCGTAGCCGGTGCGGCGCACGTTGGCGACCGGACTTTCGCCGGTGGCGGGCAGGGCGCGGTTTAGCCAGCTCAGAATGTCGGTGGTGGTGCCGGGCAGCAAGCCGTGGAAGGCGGCCAGGAGCTTGGCGGGCAAGGACAGAATAACTTCCCCGTCGCCGCGGCGGCAGGCATTCCAGATCTGACGAGCGGCCTGGTCGGCGCTCATCGTGATGCCGGGCAGGGAATCGGCCACGCTGAACCAGGCGTATTCTTTCTGCTGCTGGCCTTTCACCATGGCATGGCCGGGGCTGCCGGTGCGCATCAGGCCGGGGCACACGGTGGTTACGCTGATGTCGTACTGGCGCAGCTCGGAGCGGAAGCCTTCCGACAAACCCACCAGGGCAAACTTGCTGGCGCTGTAGGGCATCAGGTGAGGCAAGGCCACTTTACCGCCCAAGGACGAGATATTCACGATGCGGCCCGCGCCCCGGCGGCGCATGCTGGGCAGCACGGCGTACATAGCGTGCAGCGGAGCCCAGAAGTGCAAAGCCATGCACTCTTCGTAGTCGCGCACGTCCATGTTTTCGAGCGGGCCGCCCAGGATGATGCCGGCGTTGTTGATAAGCACGTCAATGGGACCAAAGCGGGTTTCGACTTCGGCCACCATGGACCGCACCTCGGTTTCGCTGGTAATGTCGTGGGCCAGGGTCAGCACGTCCTCGTCGGCGGCTCCGCAGGCGCGCAGGTCCTGGCGGGCGCGCTCCAGCTCGTCGGCGTCGCGGGCGCAGATGGCTACCCGGGCCCCTTCCACCACAGCTTGCCGGGCCAGCACCAAGCCCAGGCCGCGGGAGCCGCCGGTGATGAGCACCACGCGGCCGTTGAGGTCGTAGGAGCCGCGGCGGTTGACGAACAGCGTGGCCGCGGCCATCAGAGCGCCGGCGCCTGCGGCGGCCAGCCAGTTGTTTCGGGTTTGTCGCTTCATGCTCTCTTGTAAGCAAACCCGGCCCCAAAGGTTACACTCAGCTATGCATCAGCCGGGCAAGAAAATATTCGGTCAGGACGTTATTGGCGCCGTACTCCTATTTTTGGCACCATCTTTACGTGGGCAAGGTTGTACTCCCACACATTCCGCCGGGCCCCGTGCCCCGATTTTTCTGATGACGATGAAGACCTATTTGCTGGCCTCCCTCCTGCTTTCAGCCACCGTAGCCCAGGCCCAGACCGCCCCGGTTAAGACCAAAACCAAGACCGATGTGGCGGGTACCACCGTGAAGACCAAGGCGAAGACGACGGCACCGGCCGCCGCGCCGAAGCCCGCGCCTACGCCCTCGGCCGAGAAAGTAGAAGCCAAGGCCAACGCCCTGACCGACAACATGCGCCAGGCCCTGAACCTGACGCCGGCCCAGACCGAAAAGGTCCGCCAGATCAACCTGACCAGTGTGCGCAACGTGGAAACAGCCCGCCTGCAATACCGCACTGATGTGCGCAAGCTCAACGCGGTGGTGGACGACATCGGCCAGTCCCGCCTAGCGATGCTGAAAGATGCCTTGGCCCCGACCAGTTTGCCAAGTATCAGCGCAAGCGCGAGGAAAAAATGGGCGTACCCAATGCCACCGGCAGCCAGGGAAACGCCGCTCCCGGCCTGCCCAGCCGCGACGAGTAACTAGCCCTTTGCCAACTCCATTTCCTGCTCAAAGCGGGGCTGCCTTCCGGGGTGGCCCCGCTTTGTTTTGGGCCTTATTTGCGGCGCAACGTCAACAAAACGAGCCGAACGGGGTTTGTAGGGGCTGGGAGCTTCGCACACGGGGCTCTGGTCTTCACCAACTCCTGAGTAGATGCAGCTTGATCTGGACAGCCTGATTTTTGATTTGGACGGCACCCTCTGGGACGCCACGGACACCGTAACCGAGGGTTTTCGCCGGGCCCGGCAGCAGGTAACCTACGTGCAGCACGACATTACCCTGGAGCAGGTGCGGGCCGTGACGGGTCAGCCCTATCCGGTGGTGTACGAGCGGCTGTTTCCGGACCTGAGCGAGGAGCAGCGCGAGAAATTCCGCCGGATTTGTGCCGTCGAGGAGCTGCGCAGCGCCCAGGAACGGGGCGGCGTGCCCTACCCGAGCTGCGGGCGACGCTGGAGTATCTGCGGCAGAAGTACCGGCTCTTTATTGTCAGCAACTGCCAGACGGGCTATATCGAAGCGTTTCTGGAGCACACCCAGACCGGGGAATACTTCGAGGGCCACCAGTGCTTTGGCACTAAGAACCTACCCAAGGCCGACAATATCCGCGAAATCGTGGCGCAGTTTGGTTTGCAGAAGCCGGCCTACGTGGGCGACACCGAGGGCGACCATAGCGCCTGCCGGGCCAATGGGCTGCCCTTCCTCTTTGCCGCCTACGGTTTCGGCGAGGCACCTGACTTCGAGGCACGGCTCGACACGTTCAGCGACCTGCGGCAGCTGCTGTAGCCGGCGGCGGGCTGTGGGCTACTCGTGTTTTGGGTTGAGCAACGGGTGTTTTGCTTTTGGGCAATGGTGTTTTCAATGGGGCAAGGAGTGTTTTCGATTAGGCAAACAGGGTTTTAGGTTAGCCAAAGGGTCTAACCAGAACGACTGCCAGAATTGCAAGCCACCCGCCAACATCGACCCTGACAAGCAAGCCGAATAGCTAGGGAGCCGGAGCCTGTTCTGCCCGCTCTTCACTCCACGTGCCGGCCGCAGAAACGCGCTACGCCGGAGTTCACGAAGCCCATCCCCGATTGCGCTTATTGAACTTTGATTCCGTGAACGAGTTTTTTGAACTCAAACTGAATATTGGAGGGTGTTTACTGTGCTTGTCGGCACCCACAAGGAGCGGTTCAGGGAAACGAGCGTTCAGACAACTACTGTGGGTTCAAGCGTGGCAGCCCGTGCATTGCTACGACCGATAGACCCGGCAACGATATACGTAATGGCCGAATAGGTATAAGTGGGGAGCTTGGGGTCGGTCGGACCTTTGTTCGGTCAACCACCCTACTTTTTTGCGCAAGCATCCTCCCCATGAGCAAAGTACTTTTCATCACCGGCACGTCCAAAGGATTTGGGCGCATTTGGGCCGAAGCTGCCCTGGCGCAGGGCCACCAGGTCGTGGCCACGGCCCGCGACATCAACTCCCTATCCGAGCTGACGAGCCGCTACGGCGCGGCCGTGTTGCCCCTGGCACTGGACGTAACCGACCGCGACGCCTGTGTGGCGGCGGTCACCCAGGCTCAGGCACACTTCGGCCGCCTCGACGTGTTGATTTCCAACGCCGGTTACGGCCACTTTGGCTACGTCGAAGAAATCACGGAGGACGAAGCCCGGCAGCAACTGGAAACCAACGTCTTCGGTTCGCTGTGGGTTATCCAGGCGGTGCTGCCCATCATGCGCGCCCAGCAGCAGGGGCACATCATTCAGGTGTCGAGCATCGGCGGTGTCATGGCCTTTCCGAACCTGGGCATCTACCACGCCTCGAAGTGGGCCGTGGAAGGCTTGTGCGAAAGCCTGAGCCAGGAAGTAAAGCCCCTCAACATTCACGTCACCTTGGTAGAGCCGGGGGCTACGCCACCGACTGGGGACCTCCTCGGCCGTACACAGCGCGCCGAACCCCGCGTACGAATCTCAGCGCGCCGCCATGCAGCAGCGCATGGCCGGTAGTGCCGCCTACATGGGCAAGCCGGAGGCCACGGGCGAGGCGATACTCCAGCTGCTAGCGGCCGAAACGCCCCCCTTGCGCTTGTTGCTCGGTGCCATGCCGCTGCGGATGATTGAGCCCACCTACCAACAGCGGCTTACCACTTGGAAGGAGTGGCAGCCGGTGGCTGAAAAAGCGCAGGGGTAAATCACGTACACCTTGCCTACTGGCTGCCCGCCAGTAGGCAACATTTTACTCGTTTTATGTCCACTATCACCTCCATCGACTCCATCCATGCGCTGCACGCCCGCCTCGGCGACAAGCCCAAGCACCCGCTGCTAACGGTGCTTGACATGGCCGACTTGCCCCAACCGGCGGAGGCCTATTCCGTGCGGCTGGGCTTGTACGGCATCGTCAGCAAGCAATTCGACGGGGTGTTGGGCTACGGCCGGGGCCGGTACGACTTCCAGGAGGGCACGCTCTTGTTCACGGCCCCCAACCAAGTGCTGACGACCAGCGCCGAGGGCACATCAAGGAAGGCTGGGGCGTGTACTTTCACACCGACTTGCTGCGGGGCACCGAACTGGGCCGGAAAATCGAGCAGTACCAGTTTTTCTACTACGACAGCCACGAAGCCCTGCACGTCTCGGACGACGAGCACCGCCTCCTCCGCCAGTGCGTCGACCAACTGCGGCACGAGTGCGCGCTGCCCATTGATGCCCATACGCAAGGGGTACTGGTCAGCCAGCTGGAGCTGCTGCTGCAATACTGCAACCGCTTCTACGCCCGGCAGTTCATCACCCGCGCCCCGCTGAACTCGGACTTGCTGCAGCAGTTTGAGCTGCTGCTCAAAAGCTACTTCACGGGCGACACGCTGGCCGAGCACGGCCTGCCCAGCGTCGCGTACCTGGCGGGCAAGCTGCGCGTGTCGGCGGCCTACCTGACGGACGTGCTGCACAAAACCACGGGCAAGACCACCCAGGAATACATCCACCTGGAGCTGGTGGAGCGGGCCAAGACCCTGCTCTGGGTACCGACAAGCGCGTGAGCGAAATTGCCTACGAGCTGGGCTTTGCCTATCCTTCGCACTTCACCAAGCTCTTCAAAAGCAAAACCGGCCAGTCCCCGCGCGACTTCCGGCAAGGCTAGTGCCCCAACCTTCCATTCAACCCGCTCCCACCGGCCGCGGCGCCGACGGCCAGCGACGCCCTTTTTATTTCTTCAACCTCCCCATCATGACCGAAATACCCGCCATCATCACCCCGTACGACGCCGGCCAAGCCACCTCCATCGGCGGGCGCGACGGCCGCATTGTCTCCGACAACGGCGCGCTCGCGCTGGAACTCACCCTGCCGCGCCACTTGGGCGGCCGCGAGCGGGCGGGCGCCAGTAACCCCGAGCAGCTGTTTGCCGCTGGCTACGCCGCCTGCTTCGGCAACCTGCTCATGGGCATGGCCCGCCAGCAAAAGCTGCGGGTGGGCGAAATCACGGTGGATGCCCACGTGGCGATGGGCGGCACCGCCGACCGCAAGGCTCAACTGGCCGCCCGCCTGGCCGTCAACCTGCCCGACTTGAGCCAAGCCCAGGCGGAGGAACTCGTGGCGCAGGCACACGAGAACTGCCCCTACTCGCGGGCCGTGCGGGGCAACATCGCCGTGGACATCACCGTGACAACCCACCCGGCGGGGCGTAGCGACAAACCCATGCGCGCATTGCTCACGTTAGTTCACACAAACGGTGGTTACTTTTATTTCTATGCAAAAGCCAGTTGGTTCTTTCGTCGTAGTCGATTCCTTATGGATCAACAATTTGGGTTGGGTGCTGATAGGAGAACCCTCAGGGCAAGCGGAGCCTGGGAATCAGTTGGTTTTTCCAGCTGGCACTACGCTTTAATCAAGTCCATACAAGTGTTTAGGGGGCGTGAAAGGTGGAAAATTGGGCTTGTCATCAGTCGTAGCCAAGTACCAGGTGGGCGCGATTTCCCCGAAAAGGAAGTTATCGGGTTCACGGCTCACATCCTGTCACCAAATGCCTGATAGCTCATCATGCAATTGTCTAGCGAAACGAAGGACTTTTAGAGGCCATGTAGTGAGTCTGGTAGCTGGGTTAGTTGCTCTTTTGTTAGGTCAGGCATCTGAAAGCTGTTGGCTTCGATGTGGGCGTACCACGCATCGGGTATAGCGAGGTTATGCCCTTCCACATAGTCCGCTACATCATCGAGCCAGCAGCGCTGCCCATCAGTGACTATACACAGCGAACCCATGGTGCGCTGGCCAGTAAATGGAGAAGGAAAATGGACCCGACTCGTAACACTAAGCAGGTGACCGCTGCGCAGGTACGCCAACAGCCTAGGCAGATCGTAGCGCGCCACTCGGCTCGGATCCACAAACTGTTGGGCGCTAGGATACGCGGCATAGGCAGGCCCGTATTCTTGCCAGTACCCATACCAAGCATAAGGCCAATGGTGCAGCGAAAGAATTGCAGTCATAGACGAAGGTGGCACTAGAAGGGAGGATATCAAAATGGTGTTCAGCCAAACGGTTCGAAAGCTAAACGAGCCTAAAAATTGCTCAGCCACTCGTCACTTGGTATGCCCACTGAGACCACAGCTCCGCCGTCGAAGCTCAACTCGAACCCGGCCTCATCTCGAAGCCAATAACGAGCTTCTTGCTCGTTTTCCTTCTGGGTGAAACGTAACTGGGCCCCTTGCCACTCAAAGGCTCCCACGATAGTTTTGCAGCCGACACACACCACATATAGCTCACGCACTTCCTGAAAATGGTACACGCGCAGCACCAGCCGGCGCAACGAGGGGCTGAACATCCACAGCATTGCTGACCAACCCGTGTGCTCATTCAGCAGAGCTTGTATTCGGACCGGGTCATCGGTATGTTCCATTCAGAAGGGAAGATGTATGAAAAGGTCTGCTAAAGCTACTTTCCTTATTCACGTAAGCGGTCCAATTACTGAAACGAGGGTTTTACCTTGCTAACAAGTTAGCTTTTATCTTTTTGGTATGAGTGTATTTATCCAGCTAGACGAGCGATTGGCGAGCTTCGCTACCGGGCAACACGCTCGGCTGACTCGCGACCGTGACGGCTCCACGCTTCAGCCCCGTGCCAACAATTCCGGCTTCGAAGAACGGCGCATCGATTGGAAACGCGACGAGTTTAACGTGGCCATTCTCATCCAGCCCCATTTCGAGGGTATGACCATTGACACCAGCCGGTGGCATTTTATTGCCGTTGCGTGGGTGCATGTGGTAGGGAGGGGGAAGCATGTCGCGGAGCTGCGCTTGGTCAGCGGTCGGCCCTTCCCCGAAATTGAGGCGTGCGTGGACGAGTTGCTTGCGGCGGCCCTCACGCTTTTGAATGGCTTACAACGGCACGACTTACGACC belongs to Hymenobacter cellulosilyticus and includes:
- a CDS encoding organic hydroperoxide resistance protein; the encoded protein is MTEIPAIITPYDAGQATSIGGRDGRIVSDNGALALELTLPRHLGGRERAGASNPEQLFAAGYAACFGNLLMGMARQQKLRVGEITVDAHVAMGGTADRKAQLAARLAVNLPDLSQAQAEELVAQAHENCPYSRAVRGNIAVDITVTTHPAGRSDKPMRALLTLVHTNGGYFYFYAKASWFFRRSRFLMDQQFGLGADRRTLRASGAWESVGFSSWHYALIKSIQVFRGRERWKIGLVISRSQVPGGRDFPEKEVIGFTAHILSPNA